The proteins below come from a single Staphylococcus sp. MI 10-1553 genomic window:
- a CDS encoding sigma-70 family RNA polymerase sigma factor, translated as MAQIPNPNDIVSETIQRAQQQQPEAIEKLVHHIERIARKSFGDFSVAQADCDDLVQDVVLAIYQKIQSEQFYFGIPFEHYINRTIYRRKLDYRRKKLTHQRIFEDYVDGYTVSYRTQLAEQQRHSHEYLHFIQDTLRQTLQQLSSFEMRVLDYLVAEWRPAEIARELNVSDKKVYNALYRIRQKLKSLVT; from the coding sequence ATGGCACAAATCCCTAATCCAAACGATATTGTTTCAGAAACCATACAACGCGCGCAACAGCAGCAACCCGAAGCAATTGAAAAGTTGGTTCACCATATTGAGCGTATCGCGCGAAAAAGTTTTGGTGATTTTAGTGTGGCCCAAGCAGATTGTGATGACTTAGTGCAAGACGTTGTTCTCGCAATTTATCAAAAAATACAAAGCGAGCAGTTTTATTTTGGTATTCCATTCGAGCATTACATTAATCGTACTATTTATCGGCGTAAACTTGACTATCGACGCAAAAAACTGACACACCAGCGTATTTTTGAAGATTATGTCGATGGCTATACGGTCAGTTATCGAACACAGTTGGCCGAGCAACAACGACATAGTCACGAATATCTTCATTTTATTCAAGACACGTTGCGACAGACACTTCAACAGTTAAGTTCATTTGAAATGCGTGTGCTAGATTACCTTGTTGCTGAATGGCGGCCTGCAGAAATTGCACGTGAACTGAACGTTTCAGATAAGAAAGTTTATAACGCGCTGTACCGAATTCGTCAAAAATTGAAAAGTCTCGTCACGTAA
- the rplK gene encoding 50S ribosomal protein L11 produces the protein MAKKVEKVVKLQIPAGKANPAPPVGPALGQAGVNIMAFTKEFNARTQEQVGLIIPVEIYVYEDRSFTFITKTPPAAVLLKKAAGIEKGSGEPNKNKVATVTKDQVREIANTKMPDLNAADEEAAMRIVEGTARSMGIVVE, from the coding sequence GTGGCTAAAAAAGTAGAAAAAGTAGTTAAGTTACAAATTCCAGCAGGTAAAGCAAACCCAGCACCACCAGTTGGTCCTGCATTAGGTCAAGCCGGTGTGAACATTATGGCTTTCACAAAGGAATTTAACGCACGTACACAAGAACAAGTGGGTTTAATTATTCCGGTTGAAATTTATGTATATGAAGACCGTTCATTTACATTCATTACAAAAACACCACCTGCAGCAGTTTTACTTAAAAAAGCAGCAGGTATTGAAAAAGGTTCTGGTGAACCTAACAAAAACAAAGTTGCAACTGTAACTAAAGATCAAGTACGTGAAATTGCTAACACTAAAATGCCTGACTTAAACGCTGCTGACGAAGAAGCAGCTATGCGTATCGTTGAAGGTACTGCACGTAGTATGGGTATTGTTGTTGAGTAA
- a CDS encoding class I SAM-dependent methyltransferase has translation MSHYYDAHPDAATDEKEITYAYQQHQLHLTTDAGVFSRDQVDFGSNLLVHTFLNAHPAGQKKTIVDVGCGYGPIGLMLAKVAPHDHITMLDVNHRALGLTEKNAQRNQLSNVTIKESDGLSQVADETQQYVVTNPPIRAGKQVVHQIFVDAHRVLETNGELYVVIQKKQGMPSAKKKMEAVFGNVESIQNSKGYHILKSVKS, from the coding sequence ATGAGTCATTACTATGATGCACATCCCGATGCAGCAACAGACGAAAAAGAAATTACATACGCATATCAACAACATCAACTCCATCTCACTACAGATGCAGGCGTTTTTTCTCGAGATCAAGTCGACTTTGGCTCTAATCTACTCGTTCACACGTTTTTGAATGCACATCCTGCAGGTCAAAAGAAGACGATAGTGGATGTAGGGTGTGGTTATGGACCTATCGGATTAATGCTCGCTAAAGTCGCGCCACATGATCATATTACCATGTTAGACGTTAATCATCGTGCATTAGGTTTAACAGAGAAAAATGCACAGCGCAATCAACTATCGAATGTGACAATCAAAGAAAGTGATGGCTTATCACAGGTTGCTGACGAGACACAGCAATATGTTGTAACGAACCCGCCTATCCGTGCAGGTAAGCAAGTGGTCCATCAAATTTTCGTTGATGCGCATCGTGTTCTTGAAACAAATGGTGAATTGTACGTTGTGATTCAAAAGAAACAAGGCATGCCATCCGCAAAGAAAAAAATGGAAGCTGTTTTTGGCAATGTCGAATCAATTCAAAATAGTAAGGGCTATCATATTTTAAAAAGCGTTAAATCTTGA
- the rplA gene encoding 50S ribosomal protein L1 has protein sequence MAKKGKKYQEALNKVDRQALYTVEEAIRLAQETSIANFDASVEVAFRLGIDTRKNDQQIRGAVVLPHGTGKSQRVLVFAKGDKIAEAEAAGADYVGDAEYVNKIQQGWFDFDVVVATPDMMGEVGKLGRVLGPKGLMPNPKTGTVTMDVKKAVEEIKAGKVEYRAEKAGIVHASIGKVSFETEKLVENFKTLQDVLTKAKPSSAKGTYFKSVAVTTTMGPGIKVDTATFKL, from the coding sequence ATGGCTAAAAAAGGTAAAAAGTATCAAGAAGCTTTAAATAAAGTTGATCGCCAAGCGCTTTACACTGTAGAAGAAGCAATTCGTTTAGCTCAAGAAACGTCTATCGCTAACTTCGATGCTTCAGTTGAAGTGGCATTCCGTTTAGGTATCGATACACGTAAAAACGATCAACAAATCCGTGGTGCAGTCGTATTACCACACGGAACTGGTAAATCACAACGTGTATTAGTATTCGCTAAAGGTGATAAAATTGCTGAAGCAGAAGCAGCAGGTGCTGACTATGTAGGCGATGCTGAATATGTAAACAAAATCCAACAAGGTTGGTTTGACTTTGATGTTGTTGTTGCAACACCAGACATGATGGGTGAAGTTGGTAAATTAGGTCGTGTATTAGGACCTAAAGGTTTAATGCCAAACCCTAAAACTGGCACAGTAACAATGGATGTTAAAAAAGCTGTTGAAGAAATCAAAGCTGGTAAAGTTGAATACCGTGCTGAAAAAGCAGGTATCGTTCACGCTTCTATCGGTAAAGTTTCATTTGAAACTGAAAAATTAGTTGAAAACTTCAAAACTTTACAAGATGTGTTAACAAAAGCAAAACCATCTTCAGCTAAAGGGACTTACTTCAAATCTGTTGCAGTGACAACTACAATGGGTCCTGGTATCAAAGTCGATACTGCAACTTTCAAACTATAG
- the rpmG gene encoding 50S ribosomal protein L33, whose protein sequence is MKKVPLNCDKCGNRNYHVPKSPNVTKRLILKKFCAKCNTHILHKESK, encoded by the coding sequence TTGAAAAAAGTGCCGTTAAATTGCGATAAATGTGGCAATCGAAACTATCACGTACCGAAATCACCGAACGTGACGAAGCGATTAATACTGAAAAAGTTTTGTGCGAAATGTAATACGCATATACTTCATAAAGAATCCAAATAA
- the rplJ gene encoding 50S ribosomal protein L10, producing MSGIIEAKKQQVDVIADQLKSSVSTVVVDYRGLTVAEVTELRKQLREANVQYKVYKNTMLRRAAEKAGIEGLDEFLTGPTAVAFTTEDVVAPAKVIAGFAKEHEALEIKSGIMEGSVITADEVKTVGSLPSHEGLVSMLLSVLQAPMRNFAYAVKAVGESKEENAE from the coding sequence ATGTCTGGAATCATTGAAGCGAAAAAACAACAAGTTGATGTCATTGCTGATCAACTTAAAAGTTCTGTTTCTACAGTAGTTGTTGACTACCGTGGTTTAACAGTAGCAGAAGTAACAGAATTACGTAAGCAATTACGTGAAGCAAATGTTCAGTACAAAGTGTACAAAAACACAATGTTACGTCGTGCAGCTGAGAAAGCTGGTATTGAAGGCTTAGACGAGTTCTTAACTGGTCCTACAGCAGTCGCATTCACAACTGAAGATGTGGTTGCACCAGCTAAAGTTATCGCTGGATTCGCTAAAGAACACGAAGCTTTAGAAATCAAATCAGGTATCATGGAAGGTAGTGTCATCACTGCTGACGAAGTGAAAACTGTTGGTTCATTACCATCACACGAAGGTCTTGTATCTATGCTTCTTTCTGTATTACAAGCACCAATGCGCAACTTCGCTTATGCGGTTAAAGCTGTTGGAGAAAGCAAAGAAGAGAACGCAGAATAA
- a CDS encoding NYN domain-containing protein, with protein MKDYYVIIDGYNMIGQSQELSRVAKESLEEAREQLLIEISNYSAVTKGQIVCVFDAYDRGTPQSEYEYHGVHVVFTKEHETADSFIERYVYNIYNKHTTHITVVTSDMSEQHAIFGTGAYRLSSREMWRHIKENKDNVTKSMDEFGEMKPRTRIQLSEELLSEFEKIRRGKSQD; from the coding sequence ATGAAGGACTATTACGTAATCATAGATGGATATAACATGATTGGTCAGTCCCAAGAATTGAGTCGTGTTGCTAAAGAAAGTTTAGAAGAAGCGAGAGAACAATTGCTCATCGAAATTTCCAACTATAGTGCAGTGACAAAAGGCCAAATTGTCTGTGTGTTTGATGCTTATGATCGCGGTACACCGCAGTCTGAATATGAGTATCACGGTGTGCATGTCGTATTTACAAAAGAGCACGAAACAGCAGATAGTTTTATCGAGCGCTACGTCTATAATATTTATAATAAGCATACGACCCATATTACAGTAGTGACGAGTGATATGAGTGAGCAACATGCCATTTTTGGAACAGGTGCTTATCGTTTATCCTCACGAGAAATGTGGCGTCATATAAAAGAAAACAAAGACAATGTGACCAAATCGATGGATGAATTTGGTGAAATGAAGCCACGTACACGTATTCAGCTATCAGAAGAGTTATTATCTGAATTTGAAAAAATAAGACGCGGCAAGTCCCAAGATTAA
- the nusG gene encoding transcription termination/antitermination protein NusG, with translation MSEELGAKRWYAVHTYSGYENKVKKNLEKRVESMNMTEQIFRVVIPEEEETQVKDGKAKKQMKKTFPGYVLVELVMTDESWYVVRNTPGVTGFVGSAGAGSKPNPLLPDEVRFILKQMGMNEKSIDVEVELGEQVRITSGPFASQVGEIHKIEADKFKLTVLVDMFGRETPVEVEFDQIEKL, from the coding sequence ATGTCTGAAGAGCTAGGTGCAAAACGTTGGTATGCAGTACATACCTACTCTGGTTACGAAAACAAAGTTAAAAAGAATTTAGAAAAACGTGTCGAATCAATGAATATGACAGAGCAAATCTTTAGAGTCGTCATTCCAGAAGAGGAAGAAACACAAGTTAAAGATGGTAAAGCGAAAAAACAAATGAAGAAAACATTTCCAGGCTATGTCTTAGTTGAACTTGTGATGACTGACGAATCTTGGTATGTCGTTAGAAATACACCTGGTGTGACAGGTTTCGTAGGATCAGCAGGTGCAGGTTCAAAACCGAATCCATTGCTACCAGATGAAGTCCGTTTTATCCTCAAGCAAATGGGAATGAACGAAAAATCTATCGATGTAGAAGTTGAGTTAGGTGAACAAGTGCGTATTACGTCTGGACCGTTCGCAAGTCAAGTCGGTGAAATTCACAAAATTGAAGCGGATAAATTTAAACTGACGGTTCTCGTAGACATGTTCGGAAGAGAGACACCTGTAGAAGTCGAATTCGATCAAATCGAAAAACTTTAA
- the rlmB gene encoding 23S rRNA (guanosine(2251)-2'-O)-methyltransferase RlmB has protein sequence MDSEIIVGRHAVREAVVSGHTINKILIQEGIKKQQIEEILKAAKSSKLVVQTVPKSKLDQLANAPHQGVVAFVAPYEYADLNQFLAEQAQKEGLSTVLMLDGLEDPHNLGSILRTADATGVDGIIIPKRRSVSLTQTVAKASTGAIQHVPVIRVTNLSQTMDVLKDKGYWIAGAEASNATDYRQMQADMPLAIVIGSEGQGMSRRVKEKCDFYIKIPMVGHVNSLNASVAASLMMYEVFRKRQPIGGDK, from the coding sequence CATGCAGTGAGAGAAGCAGTCGTATCGGGGCATACGATTAATAAAATCTTAATTCAAGAAGGGATTAAGAAGCAGCAAATTGAAGAAATTTTAAAAGCTGCGAAATCATCAAAACTCGTTGTCCAAACGGTCCCAAAATCAAAATTAGACCAACTTGCGAATGCACCCCATCAAGGTGTTGTGGCATTCGTTGCACCATATGAATATGCAGACTTGAATCAATTTTTAGCGGAACAAGCGCAAAAAGAAGGCTTGTCAACCGTGTTGATGTTAGATGGTTTAGAAGATCCGCACAACTTAGGTTCCATTTTACGAACGGCCGATGCGACAGGTGTGGATGGGATTATTATTCCTAAACGTCGTTCGGTTAGCTTGACGCAAACAGTAGCTAAAGCTTCAACGGGTGCAATTCAGCATGTTCCTGTTATTCGCGTGACGAACTTATCACAAACGATGGATGTGTTGAAAGACAAAGGGTATTGGATTGCAGGTGCAGAAGCGAGTAATGCGACAGATTATCGTCAAATGCAAGCCGATATGCCTTTAGCGATTGTAATTGGCAGTGAAGGTCAAGGGATGAGTCGTCGTGTTAAAGAGAAATGTGATTTTTACATTAAGATTCCAATGGTTGGCCATGTGAACAGTTTAAATGCATCGGTCGCAGCGAGTTTGATGATGTATGAAGTATTTCGTAAACGTCAACCTATCGGCGGTGACAAGTAA
- the rplL gene encoding 50S ribosomal protein L7/L12, protein MANQEQIIEAIKEMSVLELNDLVKAIEEEFGVTAAAPVAVAGAAGGDAAAEKTEFDVELTSAGSSKIKVVKAVKEATGLGLKDAKELVDGAPSIIKEAMPKEEAEKLKAQLEEVGASVELK, encoded by the coding sequence ATGGCTAATCAAGAGCAAATCATTGAAGCAATTAAAGAAATGTCAGTTTTAGAATTAAACGACTTAGTAAAAGCAATTGAAGAAGAATTTGGTGTAACTGCAGCTGCACCAGTTGCAGTAGCAGGTGCAGCAGGCGGAGACGCAGCAGCAGAAAAAACTGAATTCGATGTTGAATTAACTTCAGCTGGATCATCAAAAATCAAAGTTGTTAAAGCAGTTAAAGAAGCAACTGGTTTAGGCTTAAAAGACGCTAAAGAATTAGTTGACGGTGCACCAAGCATCATCAAAGAAGCTATGCCTAAAGAGGAAGCTGAAAAACTTAAAGCTCAATTAGAAGAAGTTGGCGCTTCAGTAGAGTTAAAATAA
- the secE gene encoding preprotein translocase subunit SecE, which yields MPKKESFFQGVKSEMEKTSWPTGPELVKYTTIVVMTVLFFLLFFWGLDIGIGQLIEMIK from the coding sequence ATGCCGAAAAAAGAAAGCTTCTTCCAAGGCGTTAAATCCGAAATGGAAAAAACAAGTTGGCCAACAGGTCCAGAGCTTGTTAAGTATACAACAATTGTAGTCATGACCGTATTGTTCTTCTTGTTATTTTTCTGGGGTTTAGATATCGGAATTGGTCAGTTAATTGAAATGATAAAATAG
- the rpoB gene encoding DNA-directed RNA polymerase subunit beta produces the protein MAGQFVQYGRHRKRRNYARISEVLELPNLIEIQTKSYDWFLKEGLLEMFRDISPIEDFTGNLSLEFVDYRLGEPKYDLEESKNRDATYAAPLRVKVRLIIKETGEVKDQEVFMGDFPLMTETGTFVINGAERVIVSQLVRSPSVYFNEKLDKNGRVNYDATVIPNRGAWLEYETDAKDVVYVRIDRTRKLPLTVLLRALGYSTDQEIIELIGDNEYLRNTLEKDSTENTEQALLEIYERLRPGEPPTVENARSLLYSRFFDPKRYDLASVGRYKANKKLHLKHRLFNQKLAEPIVNTETGEIVAEEGTVLDRRKLDEIMDVLETNANAQVYELPNSIIDEPVEIQSIKVYVPNDDEARTTTVIGNAFPDSEVKCITPADIVASMSYFFNLLHGIGYTDDIDHLGNRRLRSVGELLQNQFRIGLSRMERVVRERMSIQDTDSITPQQLINIRPVIASIKEFFGSSQLSQFMDQANPLAELTHKRRLSALGPGGLTRERAQMEVRDVHYSHYGRMCPIETPEGPNIGLINSLSSYARVNEFGFIETPYRKVDIETNTITDQIDYLTADEEDSYVVAQANSRLDENGRFVDDEIVCRFRGNNTTMAKEKMDYMDVSPKQVVSAATACIPFLENDDSNRALMGANMQRQAVPLLNPESPFVGTGMEHVAARDSGAAVISKYRGRVEHVQSSEILVRRLVEENGQEVDGTLDRYPLAKFKRSNSGTCYNQRPIIAKGDIVEKGEILADGPSMELGEMALGRNVVVGFMTWDGYNYEDAVIMSERLVKDDVYTSIHIEEYESEARDTKLGPEEITRDIPNVSENALKNLDDRGIVYVGAEVKDGDILVGKVTPKGVTELTAEERLLHAIFGEKAREVRDTSLRVPHGAGGIVLDVKVFNREEGDDSLSPGVNQLVRVYIVQKRKIHVGDKMCGRHGNKGVISKIVPEEDMPYLPDGRPIDIMLNPLGVPSRMNIGQVLELHLGMAAKNLGIHVASPVFDGANDEDVWSTIEEAGMARDGKTVLYDGRTGEPFDNRISVGVMYMLKLAHMVDDKLHARSTGPYSLVTQQPLGGKAQFGGQRFGEMEVWALEAYGAAYTLQEILTYKSDDTVGRVKTYEAIVKGENISRPSVPESFRVLMKELQSLGLDVKVMDEQDNEIEMRDLDDDDIPDRKVNIQPSSVPE, from the coding sequence TTGGCAGGTCAATTTGTCCAATATGGAAGACATCGTAAACGTAGAAACTACGCAAGAATTTCGGAAGTTTTAGAGTTACCAAACTTAATTGAAATTCAAACGAAATCGTATGATTGGTTCTTAAAAGAAGGTTTATTAGAAATGTTCCGTGATATTTCTCCTATTGAAGACTTCACGGGTAATCTTTCATTAGAATTTGTTGATTATAGATTAGGTGAACCAAAGTATGATTTAGAAGAATCAAAAAACCGTGATGCAACATACGCGGCACCATTACGTGTGAAAGTTCGTTTAATCATTAAAGAAACAGGCGAAGTGAAAGATCAAGAAGTATTTATGGGTGATTTCCCATTAATGACAGAAACAGGTACTTTTGTGATCAACGGGGCAGAACGTGTTATTGTATCACAATTAGTCCGTTCACCATCTGTATACTTCAATGAAAAATTAGATAAAAATGGACGTGTGAATTATGATGCGACAGTGATTCCTAACCGTGGTGCTTGGTTGGAATATGAAACAGATGCGAAAGATGTCGTTTATGTGCGTATCGACAGAACGAGAAAGTTACCATTAACAGTATTATTACGTGCGTTAGGTTATTCAACAGACCAAGAAATTATTGAATTAATTGGGGATAATGAATATTTACGTAATACATTAGAAAAAGATAGCACAGAAAATACAGAACAAGCATTATTAGAGATTTATGAACGTTTACGCCCAGGTGAACCACCAACGGTAGAAAATGCTAGAAGTTTATTGTATTCTCGTTTCTTTGATCCAAAACGTTATGACTTAGCAAGCGTTGGACGTTATAAAGCAAATAAAAAATTACATTTAAAGCACCGTCTATTCAATCAAAAATTAGCTGAACCTATTGTGAATACAGAAACAGGTGAAATTGTTGCTGAAGAGGGCACTGTTTTAGATCGTCGTAAATTAGATGAAATTATGGACGTTCTTGAAACAAACGCGAATGCACAAGTCTATGAGCTCCCAAACAGCATCATTGATGAGCCTGTAGAAATTCAGTCTATTAAAGTTTATGTACCGAATGATGATGAAGCACGTACAACAACAGTTATCGGTAATGCATTTCCAGATTCAGAAGTGAAATGTATTACACCGGCTGATATTGTGGCATCTATGTCATACTTCTTCAACTTATTACATGGTATTGGTTACACAGACGATATCGACCACCTTGGTAACCGTCGTCTACGTTCAGTAGGTGAGTTGTTACAAAACCAATTCCGTATCGGTCTATCAAGAATGGAACGTGTGGTACGTGAAAGAATGTCTATCCAAGATACAGACTCTATCACACCACAACAATTAATCAACATTCGTCCAGTAATTGCATCAATTAAAGAGTTCTTTGGTAGCTCTCAATTATCTCAATTCATGGACCAAGCGAATCCACTTGCTGAGTTGACACACAAACGTCGTCTATCAGCATTAGGACCTGGTGGTTTGACGCGTGAACGTGCACAAATGGAAGTGCGTGACGTACACTACTCTCACTATGGTCGTATGTGTCCAATCGAAACACCTGAGGGTCCAAACATTGGTTTGATCAACTCATTATCAAGTTATGCACGTGTCAACGAATTTGGCTTTATCGAAACACCATATCGTAAAGTCGATATCGAAACAAACACGATTACTGACCAAATCGACTACTTAACTGCTGATGAAGAAGACAGTTATGTTGTCGCACAAGCGAACTCAAGACTTGATGAAAACGGACGTTTTGTTGATGACGAAATCGTTTGTCGTTTCCGTGGTAATAACACAACTATGGCTAAAGAAAAAATGGACTACATGGACGTATCACCGAAGCAAGTTGTATCAGCTGCGACAGCGTGTATCCCATTCTTAGAAAACGATGACTCTAACCGTGCGTTAATGGGTGCGAACATGCAACGTCAAGCGGTTCCATTGTTAAACCCTGAATCTCCATTTGTAGGAACAGGTATGGAACACGTTGCTGCACGTGACTCAGGCGCTGCTGTGATTTCTAAATATCGCGGTCGTGTTGAACATGTTCAATCAAGCGAAATTTTAGTACGTCGTTTAGTTGAAGAAAACGGTCAAGAAGTGGATGGTACGTTAGATCGTTATCCATTAGCGAAATTCAAACGTTCAAACTCAGGTACATGTTATAACCAACGTCCAATCATCGCAAAAGGTGACATTGTAGAAAAAGGTGAAATCCTTGCTGATGGTCCTTCAATGGAACTTGGTGAAATGGCATTAGGTCGTAACGTTGTAGTTGGTTTTATGACTTGGGACGGTTACAACTACGAGGATGCCGTTATTATGAGCGAACGGTTAGTTAAAGACGATGTGTATACGTCTATTCATATTGAAGAGTATGAATCTGAAGCACGTGACACAAAACTTGGACCTGAAGAGATTACGCGTGATATTCCAAACGTATCTGAAAATGCACTGAAAAACTTAGATGATCGCGGTATCGTTTACGTTGGTGCAGAAGTAAAAGACGGCGACATTTTAGTAGGTAAAGTAACGCCAAAAGGTGTAACGGAATTAACTGCAGAAGAACGTTTATTACATGCGATCTTTGGTGAAAAAGCGCGAGAAGTTCGTGATACGTCATTACGTGTACCACATGGTGCAGGCGGTATCGTTCTTGATGTTAAAGTGTTCAATCGTGAAGAAGGCGATGATTCACTTTCGCCAGGTGTGAACCAACTTGTTCGTGTGTACATCGTTCAAAAACGTAAAATTCATGTAGGGGACAAAATGTGTGGTCGTCACGGTAACAAAGGTGTCATCTCTAAAATTGTCCCTGAAGAAGATATGCCATACTTACCAGATGGCCGTCCAATCGACATCATGTTGAACCCACTAGGTGTACCATCACGTATGAATATCGGACAAGTTTTAGAGTTACATTTAGGTATGGCTGCTAAAAACTTAGGTATTCACGTTGCTTCACCAGTATTTGACGGTGCCAACGATGAAGATGTATGGTCTACAATTGAAGAAGCAGGTATGGCACGTGACGGTAAAACTGTACTTTACGATGGACGTACAGGTGAACCATTCGATAACCGTATCTCTGTAGGTGTGATGTACATGTTGAAACTTGCACACATGGTTGATGACAAGCTTCACGCACGTTCTACAGGACCTTACTCACTTGTTACACAACAACCGCTTGGTGGTAAAGCACAATTCGGTGGACAAAGATTTGGTGAGATGGAGGTATGGGCACTTGAAGCATACGGTGCGGCATATACATTACAAGAAATTCTCACATACAAATCAGATGACACAGTAGGTCGTGTGAAAACTTACGAAGCTATTGTTAAAGGTGAAAATATCTCAAGACCAAGTGTTCCTGAATCATTCCGCGTATTGATGAAAGAATTACAAAGTTTAGGTCTTGACGTTAAAGTGATGGACGAACAAGATAATGAAATTGAAATGCGTGACTTAGACGATGACGATATTCCAGATCGCAAAGTCAACATTCAACCGTCAAGTGTTCCAGAATAA